One Polyangia bacterium genomic window carries:
- a CDS encoding glycohydrolase toxin TNT-related protein (This protein contains a domain related to Tuberculosis Necrotizing Toxin, which is the C-terminal effector domain of outer membrane channel protein CpnT, and which has a lethal NAD+-glycohydrolase activity.) yields MVCHTTGHPVDVASGRLLTSGVDLRLPGPIVLVFKRQYASSWSDRDGPLGWGWSHSFDQAVWVETSKDRGKRDGKDFGTIVYRAEDGREIEFDLVDITKRPAWLQPNERWDRFNRLTLRLVSKTRWEIDGPDGLTREFQVVGAAAGAARTARADEIPGRKDFMRLARIRDRAGNAIALRYDGAGNLDTIIDSGGREIRMENDRAGRLHRVMVSHPTANGWVEHARYVYSASGDLAEVFDPLGHAHRMEYADHLLVRETNRNGLSFFFQYEGSGPEARCVKTWGDGDIYTRELLYDRLNHVTISKDSYGHETTYQMNADNAVVSVRDALGGVITYAFDDAYHKVSEVDPVGGETKWEYDERGNCIKVTGPDGAAAVIEFNDRNQAVHAIDPVKGEWHWGYDQRGLLIARVDPLDRRVRFIWKTDDEMDGARPRVRGSTLAAARRPESAPPFRLAAVIDPAGQTTALGYDRQGNVTSLRSPNAAESRWKYDGLGLCVAASDPKGNTQQRQHDPLNRVVLVKEPDGNVRELEFDAEGNVVHARDQQHDVRFTYQGMGRLRTRTEAGTTVTFEYDREERLIGIKNEKGHVYRFDLGPTGQVVTEIGFDGLRREYKRDAAGRVTKVIRPDRQETTYAYDAGGRLVEAKHSDGTAAAYAYREDGALLEAKNDAGLVTFERDKLGRILKEIVGEDWVASEYDVLGMRVGLRSSKGLRQRFERNGMGDVLAVRARFAGADASADHEAGIPRGGPNGVNSQGGNGGGGDSVWEARFERDTVGLELERALPGGVRARWERDNLGRPKIHSISLGGLSKAAWQYTWEVNDRLLRVVDLMAGPTEYQHDALGNLVAAAYADGRVDLRMPDAVGNLFRTENRKDRKYGPAGQLLRAQNAAGGTTRYGYDPEGNLSKKIEPDGAMWAYHWNGAGMLVKVVRPDGDAIEFAYDALGRRLWKRYRGRTTRWIWDGNVPIHEWVEATVAAEVVTAPPPLSTIVTDEIAARQCRADLNERPAQGPPLDCGTSERPITWLFEPESFAPLAKLVGDSRQSIITDHLGTPTAMYDDAGQEIWSASIDAYGDLHNLKGDRQACPFRWPGQYEDAETGLYYNRFRYYDPGAGQYVSQDPIGLLGGPAVYAYVQDPTRRTDRLGLAGDSCGSTPTVDWDPATGRFRDVESGRFIKNKSVPWPADDGFATRKPDRLVPGQILDRYGKPGGNFLSPEGTPFSERGLPTGYEEGKPYNRYEVVSPYDQAESGPIAPTPQFGSSGGGTQIKTAHSVGELVDMGVLKPL; encoded by the coding sequence CTGGTCTGCCACACCACCGGCCACCCGGTCGACGTGGCCAGCGGTCGCTTGCTGACCTCTGGCGTGGACCTGCGGCTTCCAGGTCCCATTGTGTTGGTGTTCAAGCGGCAGTACGCGTCCAGCTGGTCCGATCGCGATGGGCCGCTCGGCTGGGGTTGGAGCCATTCCTTCGACCAGGCCGTCTGGGTCGAGACGAGCAAGGACCGAGGTAAGCGCGACGGGAAAGACTTCGGCACCATCGTCTATCGCGCCGAGGACGGGCGGGAAATCGAGTTCGATCTCGTGGACATCACGAAGCGGCCAGCCTGGTTACAGCCAAATGAACGCTGGGATCGCTTCAATCGTCTCACGCTGCGTTTGGTTTCCAAGACGCGCTGGGAGATTGACGGTCCTGATGGTCTGACGCGCGAGTTTCAAGTGGTCGGGGCGGCGGCGGGAGCGGCGCGGACTGCACGCGCCGACGAGATCCCAGGACGCAAAGACTTCATGCGCCTGGCGCGCATCCGCGACCGCGCCGGCAACGCGATCGCACTCCGCTATGACGGCGCCGGCAACCTGGACACGATCATCGATTCGGGTGGTCGTGAGATCCGCATGGAGAACGACCGCGCCGGGCGGCTCCATCGGGTGATGGTCTCTCATCCGACAGCCAACGGATGGGTCGAGCATGCGCGGTACGTTTATTCAGCGAGCGGCGACCTGGCTGAGGTCTTCGATCCGCTGGGCCACGCCCATCGAATGGAGTACGCGGACCATCTGCTGGTGCGGGAGACCAACCGCAACGGTCTCAGTTTCTTTTTCCAGTACGAAGGCAGCGGTCCCGAAGCGCGCTGCGTGAAGACGTGGGGCGACGGCGACATCTATACCCGCGAGCTGCTCTATGATCGGCTCAACCACGTCACCATCTCGAAAGATTCGTACGGTCACGAGACGACGTATCAGATGAACGCCGACAACGCCGTGGTGTCGGTCAGAGACGCGCTGGGCGGCGTAATCACGTACGCGTTCGACGATGCCTACCACAAGGTCAGCGAAGTCGATCCGGTCGGCGGTGAAACCAAGTGGGAATACGATGAGCGGGGGAATTGCATCAAGGTCACTGGACCCGACGGCGCGGCGGCGGTCATCGAATTCAATGATCGCAACCAAGCCGTGCATGCGATCGATCCCGTGAAGGGAGAGTGGCACTGGGGATACGACCAGCGAGGATTGCTGATCGCCCGGGTGGATCCGCTCGACCGGCGGGTCAGGTTCATATGGAAGACGGACGACGAAATGGACGGCGCCCGGCCGCGCGTTCGCGGATCCACGCTTGCTGCTGCTCGGCGACCGGAGTCCGCGCCGCCGTTTCGATTGGCCGCGGTCATCGATCCTGCCGGGCAAACCACGGCCCTCGGATATGACCGGCAGGGCAACGTGACGTCGTTGCGCAGCCCCAACGCCGCCGAGAGCCGCTGGAAGTACGACGGCCTCGGACTTTGCGTGGCCGCCAGCGATCCCAAGGGCAACACCCAGCAGCGCCAGCACGATCCGTTAAATCGTGTGGTCTTGGTGAAGGAACCCGACGGCAATGTTCGAGAGTTGGAGTTCGATGCGGAGGGGAACGTCGTGCACGCGCGCGACCAGCAACATGACGTGCGCTTCACGTACCAGGGCATGGGCCGCCTGCGGACGCGCACCGAGGCGGGCACCACTGTCACCTTCGAGTACGACCGCGAAGAGCGCCTGATTGGCATCAAGAACGAAAAAGGCCACGTTTACCGGTTCGACCTTGGCCCCACCGGACAGGTCGTCACCGAAATCGGATTCGACGGACTCAGACGCGAGTACAAGCGCGACGCCGCCGGCCGGGTCACCAAGGTGATCCGCCCCGATCGGCAAGAGACGACGTATGCATACGACGCCGGTGGCCGCTTGGTCGAGGCCAAACACAGCGACGGCACCGCCGCCGCCTATGCCTATCGTGAAGACGGCGCGTTGCTGGAAGCGAAGAACGACGCGGGACTGGTGACCTTTGAGCGCGACAAACTGGGCCGCATCCTCAAGGAGATCGTCGGAGAAGATTGGGTTGCCTCCGAATACGACGTCCTGGGGATGCGCGTCGGCCTGCGATCATCGAAGGGCCTCCGGCAGCGCTTCGAGCGCAACGGCATGGGCGACGTTTTGGCGGTGCGGGCGCGGTTCGCGGGCGCCGACGCATCGGCCGATCACGAAGCAGGCATTCCGCGCGGTGGCCCGAACGGCGTGAATAGCCAAGGTGGAAACGGTGGCGGCGGCGATAGCGTGTGGGAAGCGCGTTTCGAGCGCGACACCGTCGGCTTGGAGTTGGAGCGCGCCCTCCCCGGCGGCGTCCGGGCCCGCTGGGAGCGCGACAACCTTGGCCGGCCGAAGATTCACTCCATTTCGCTCGGCGGCCTGTCCAAGGCGGCGTGGCAATACACCTGGGAGGTCAACGATCGCCTGCTCCGGGTCGTCGACCTGATGGCCGGCCCGACGGAGTACCAGCACGACGCGCTCGGAAACCTGGTAGCCGCGGCCTACGCCGACGGCCGCGTCGACCTGCGTATGCCGGACGCCGTCGGCAACCTCTTCCGAACCGAGAACCGCAAAGACCGGAAGTACGGGCCGGCGGGCCAGCTGCTGCGAGCGCAGAACGCCGCTGGCGGCACCACACGCTACGGCTACGACCCTGAAGGCAACCTGTCCAAGAAGATCGAGCCCGATGGCGCCATGTGGGCATACCACTGGAACGGCGCCGGAATGCTGGTCAAGGTCGTGCGCCCCGACGGCGACGCCATCGAGTTTGCCTACGACGCACTCGGGCGCCGACTGTGGAAGCGGTATCGCGGTCGAACCACGCGATGGATCTGGGACGGCAACGTTCCGATTCACGAATGGGTCGAGGCGACAGTAGCGGCGGAAGTAGTGACGGCGCCACCGCCGCTATCGACCATCGTCACCGACGAGATTGCGGCAAGGCAGTGCCGCGCCGACCTGAATGAGCGCCCCGCGCAGGGCCCGCCGTTAGATTGCGGCACCAGCGAACGCCCCATCACGTGGCTCTTCGAACCCGAGAGCTTTGCGCCGCTAGCAAAGCTTGTCGGCGATTCACGCCAGAGCATCATCACCGATCACCTCGGAACGCCCACAGCCATGTACGACGACGCCGGCCAGGAAATCTGGTCCGCGTCCATTGACGCCTACGGCGACCTCCACAACCTGAAAGGTGACCGCCAAGCTTGCCCCTTCCGCTGGCCTGGGCAATACGAGGATGCGGAGACGGGGCTCTACTACAACCGGTTCAGGTACTACGACCCCGGCGCTGGGCAGTATGTCAGCCAGGATCCAATCGGGCTTCTCGGCGGACCAGCAGTGTACGCGTATGTTCAGGATCCGACCCGACGCACTGATCGGTTGGGCCTTGCCGGCGACTCTTGCGGAAGCACGCCGACTGTCGATTGGGACCCAGCAACGGGTCGCTTCCGAGACGTCGAAAGTGGTCGGTTCATCAAGAACAAGAGTGTCCCTTGGCCGGCCGACGACGGCTTTGCCACCCGCAAGCCGGACCGACTGGTACCTGGCCAGATTCTGGACCGTTACGGCAAACCCGGCGGAAACTTCCTCTCGCCCGAAGGAACACCATTTTCAGAGCGTGGTCTTCCAACCGGATACGAAGAGGGCAAACCCTACAATCGCTATGAGGTAGTGAGTCCATACGACCAGGCCGAGTCCGGCCCCATAGCGCCGACCCCACAGTTTGGCTCAAGTGGCGGCGGGACACAGATAAAAACTGCCCATTCTGTCGGAGAATTGGTCGACATGGGTGTCCTCAAACCATTGTGA
- a CDS encoding heparin lyase I family protein, with protein MPLPSSHGVRVPWWRGRRRWKKATCPNGMDRTTRPRSWPTAPSAKTSKCWASSGSKALKITLHPDDTFGQYNQDRVDLGHNTTLTGEGKDSYLAGFYYLLEDAKTRDEIAFYETNNSFRNWMDIWVEPKTGGGTTIKLGIESNGANLGSVLVWTGEITAAQWHQLALHVHWSNDAAKGIVDFWIDGKQVVTGYKHNTRFDSNSLFFSTGLHRVLPQPYVETLYLDDFVEGDSLADINLGAATVGPGDSGITDAGGGTDVGNASGDAIGGTGGATGSGGTNGTGSGGAPMNNGTGGTGSGGAAGVGPGGASSTAGNGSTTSTSNGCTVAAGQQAPPRRDTAGLFAIGTLWLAARRPRRRR; from the coding sequence TTGCCGTTGCCATCGTCCCACGGGGTGCGCGTGCCATGGTGGCGTGGACGGCGACGATGGAAAAAGGCGACCTGTCCGAATGGAATGGACAGAACAACCCGACCAAGAAGTTGGCCGACGGCACCGTCCGCAAAAACATCGAAGTGCTGGGCGAGCAGTGGTAGCAAGGCCCTGAAAATCACCCTGCATCCTGACGATACCTTCGGCCAGTACAACCAGGACCGCGTCGACCTTGGCCACAACACCACCCTGACCGGCGAGGGCAAGGACTCGTACCTCGCCGGCTTTTACTACCTGCTCGAAGACGCCAAGACGCGCGACGAGATCGCCTTCTACGAGACCAACAACAGCTTCCGTAACTGGATGGATATCTGGGTGGAACCCAAAACCGGCGGCGGCACGACTATCAAGCTGGGCATCGAATCGAACGGCGCGAACCTCGGGTCGGTGCTGGTGTGGACCGGCGAGATCACCGCCGCGCAATGGCATCAACTGGCGCTGCACGTCCACTGGTCCAACGACGCGGCAAAAGGGATCGTCGACTTCTGGATCGACGGCAAGCAAGTGGTCACTGGCTACAAGCACAACACCCGGTTCGACAGCAACAGCCTCTTCTTTTCGACTGGATTGCATCGGGTCTTGCCGCAGCCGTATGTCGAAACGCTGTACCTGGACGACTTCGTCGAGGGCGACAGCCTGGCAGACATCAACCTGGGCGCAGCGACGGTCGGTCCGGGCGACAGCGGCATTACCGACGCGGGCGGCGGCACGGATGTCGGCAATGCCAGTGGCGATGCGATCGGCGGCACGGGCGGTGCCACTGGCAGCGGCGGCACGAATGGAACGGGCTCGGGCGGCGCGCCAATGAATAACGGAACTGGCGGCACCGGGTCGGGTGGAGCGGCGGGCGTTGGCCCGGGCGGCGCCAGCAGTACTGCTGGAAATGGGTCCACGACCAGCACCAGCAACGGGTGCACCGTCGCTGCCGGTCAGCAAGCGCCACCGAGGCGCGACACTGCCGGGCTGTTCGCGATCGGCACTTTGTGGCTCGCGGCCCGGCGTCCTCGTCGCCGACGCTGA